A window of Theileria equi strain WA chromosome 4 map unlocalized gcontig_1105471998858, whole genome shotgun sequence contains these coding sequences:
- a CDS encoding conserved hypothetical protein (encoded by transcript BEWA_016920A): MFRNLFFGLEKRVLAPRNFVLSQKSFISRTYESRFHYRSNIFGNTHGFIKSCGHDQKLAINLQNLERNWSFEQRCGFAGRQKGLKRWKYKHEPRRIQTAVGRRMDIFYPKGARAVRIRLIQNSRGNVIYDPILKRFMVFYYKQGVQVFRGFSAVGSKFEIARSKALSFARQMAEEYYNRLLKRPVRLQDAKPLESNIINYDLKLQPDCNLSGVRGVFFDAKTSSWVVRYNDAGVRKYKFFSTTEFGFQTAYTNAIDFLKFSLYRNHQFLHRRHRVKKGRPAFKT, translated from the exons ATGTTCAGAAATCTCTTCTTTGGGCTAGAGAAAAGGGTTCTGGCCCCTAgaaattttgttttatcGCAGAAATCGTTTATATCTCGTACTTACGAGTCACGGTTTCACTATCGCAGCAATATTTTTGGGAATACACACGGATTTATCAAAAGTTGCGGACATGACCAGAAACTTGCcataaatttgcaaaatttggagaGAAACTGGTCATTTGAACAACGATGCGGCTTCGCTGGGCGTCAAAAGGGCCTTAAGAGGTGGAAATACAAGCACGAACCCAGGAGGATTCAGACGGCAgtaggaagaagaatggataTCTTTTATCCAAAAGGTGCCAGAGCAGTTAGAATACGTCTGATACAAAATTCCAGGGGTAACGTGATATACGATCCTATTCTTAAGCGTTTTATGGTTTTCTACTACAAACAGGGCGTTCAG GTTTTTAGAGGTTTCAGTGCCGTTGGAAGTAAGTTTGAGATTGCAAGGTCCAAGGCTCTGAGCTTTGCGAGacaaatggctgaagaATACTACAACAGACTCCTCAAACGTCCAGTTCGTCTACAAG ACGCAAAGCCGTTGGAATCAAATATTATCAACTACGATTTAAAGCTACAACCGGACTGTAATTTGAGTGGAGTTCGTGGCGTGTTTTTTGATGCAAAGACGAGTTCATGGGTTGTGAGATACAACGACGCCGGAGTTCGCAAGTACAAGTTTTTTAGTACGACAGAGTTTGGGTTTCAAACAGCGTATACCAACGCGATAgactttttaaaattctCCCTCTACAGAAACCACCAGTTTTTGCATAGGAGACATCGCGTTAAAAAGGGAAGACCCGCTTTCAAGACATAG
- a CDS encoding vacuolar ATP synthase subunit H, putative (encoded by transcript BEWA_016910A), with translation MEPEALNKLMLKGKISYDFVTPDYEEWINSGALDLQSVEILKHFMTLNTIQKCEFIKNDDFISKIFLNATYASGPGLLRSFSLEHLCDVCRVDNSIYTILLDILHDRDVFEIYYDIATHEHDKRIVEKTLFLLSGFIAYGGSRFTDEQTQSLVKVINKVSIDSSAKLYAIANILELDKYRKLIENGTVANLLKSSLDKEANPNAQYKAVYCIWLISRSEEYVELLYKIGIVHALCALFSSTKVEKVVRVCLLLFKNLFQSWNCIEVMFDMNIAQTLTLLEYDKWRDEELYDTIHKLHAQLEAKTSKLSNFERYCSELNTGTLRWSVLHSEKFWAAHFEKFEQDEFSNITKLVDLLYKSTDPTTISIACFDLGEFARLYHNGKKICKKLKVKDKVMELIGNKDREVAREAMLCAQKLMVQHWQQVSAIQT, from the exons ATGGAGCCGGAGGCCCTGAACAAGTTGATGCTAAAGGGCAAGATAAGTTACGACTTTGTAACTCCAGACTATGAGGAATGGATAAACTCGGGCGCCCTGGATTTGCAGTCGGTTGAGATCCTAAAGCACTTTATGACGCTCAATACCATCCAAAAGTGCgaatttatcaaaaatgACGATTTCATCTCTAAAATATTCCTAAACGCAACCTATGCCAGCGGCCCCGGGCTACTCAGGAGCTTCTCACTCGAACATCTGTGCGATGTCTGCCgag TGGACAATTCGATATATACAATTCTGCTCGATATTTTGCACGACAGAGATGTCTTTGAGATTTACTACGATATTGCGACACACGAGCATGACAAGAGGATCGTGGAAAAGACACTGTTTCTGCTCTCTGGGTTTATAGCATACGGAGGATCTAGATTTACAGATGAACAGACGCAGTCACTTGTTAAAGTTATTAATAAAGTCTCCATTGATAGCTCCGCCAAGCTATACGCAATCgcaaatattttggaactAG ATAAATATCGCAAACTGATCGAGAACGGAACTGTTGCGAATTTACTCAAGAGTAGCTTGGATAAAGAGGCTAATCCAAACGCTCAATACAAAGCTGTATATTGTATATGGTTGATTTCAAGAAGTGAGGAATACGTAGAGTTACTCTACAAAATTGGTATTGTGCATGCACTATGTGCCCTTTTCAGTTCAACAAAGGTCGAAAAGGTCGTAAGGGTCTGTTTACTTTTGTTCAAGAACTTGTTTCAAAGCTGGAATTGTATAGAAGTTATGTTTGATATGAACATTGCCCAAACTCTCACCTTGCTAGAGTATGACAAATGGCGTGATGAAGAACTTTACGATACCATTCACAAACTTCACGCCCAACTTGAAGCGAAAACTTCCAAACTGAGCAATTTCGAGAGATACTGTTCTGAACTAAATACGGGAACCCTTAGATGGTCTGTTCTTCACTCTGAAAAATTTTGGGCAGCCcactttgaaaagtttgagCAAGACGAATTCTCAAACATTACAAAGCTTGTGGATCTTTTGTACAAGTCAACGGATCCAACCACAATTTCAATTGCGTGCTTCGATCTTGGTGAATTTGCACGCTTGTATCATAATGGAAAAAAGATTTGCAAAAAGCTCAAGGTGAAGGACAAGGTCATGGAGCTAATTGGAAATAAAGACAGAGAAGTTGCAAGAGAAGCAATGCTCTGCGCACAAAAATTAATGGTACAACACTGGCAACAAGTTAGTGCCATACAGACATAG
- a CDS encoding hypothetical protein (encoded by transcript BEWA_016970A) → MQNCMRNKAHIINIMQIDNYYQCSSCNRPKIILHSTDENGYKKFTHAVSDSDCIGKLVAGSSTQEGIDSTKDVRAVTVFHYPPENPNPTLIYIPSGGKKWYQKKPNEKNKWEVVSEGTPEDDGRKDEILALLQKIRPNAVHNETTSHAHEEGPGNTGSETDTVKTQSSTPTTSISQNTSSSTVSIIVGAVLGVILAAIVIREGIMLRRNPEKSVTTRLMNRFHRLK, encoded by the coding sequence ATGCAGAACTGCATGCGTAATAAGGCCCATATAATCAACATTATGCAAATTGATAATTATTACCAGTGCTCCTCCTGCAACAGACCCAAGATCATTCTACACTCCACTGATGAAAATGGTTATAAAAAGTTTACTCATGCAGTAAGTGATTCAGATTGTATTGGTAAATTAGTAGCAGGAAGTAGTACACAGGAAGGAATAGATTCTACCAAGGATGTTAGAGCTGTCACAGTATTTCATTATCCTCCTGAAAACCCAAACCCTACCTTAATTTATATTCCTTCCGGAGGCAAAAAGTGGTATCAGAAGAAACCTAAtgagaagaataaatggGAAGTAGTTTCTGAAGGTACCCCTGAAGATGATGGTCGCAAAGATGAAATATTAGCCCTCCTCCAAAAGATAAGGCCTAATGCAGTACATAATGAAACTACTTCACATGCCCATGAAGAAGGCCCGGGAAATACAGGATCAGAGACAGACACAGTTAAAACTCAATCCTCCACTCCTACCACCTCtatttctcaaaatacttcGTCTTCTACTGTTAGCATAATAGTTGGGGCAGTACTGGGAGTCATTCTCGCAGCTATTGTCATTCGTGAGGGTATCATGCTACGCAGGAACCCAGAAAAAAGCGTCACAACGAGACTAATGAATAGATTCCACAGGCTAAAATAA
- a CDS encoding hypothetical protein (encoded by transcript BEWA_016960A), whose product MVTGTTTKTSVVVDIGKTENTGQYKYGNTQHKITLHKIDHQPDKGYKKYVHTLTGDCVVGTIRYGNKDQNGFDLKDQNCIEVTVYYLEHDRNNAFPFIVGITKDKTSYEYFTKDHSADSTNWGKTDITSDDALKNKLSEINKATHLVLLNVDAETRSTYYSNGTKTSPFTHPNIEIKVSEPKCVQTVYKKFDHTPTGGSIRILNTVGKGSSLYPLISSDLYTCYTSAHFYTWSGDKENNKILLELKSTGSMYFKFEGGNGYTTVEANQT is encoded by the coding sequence ATGGTAACTGGAACAACAACAAAAACTTCCGTGGTTGTAGATATCGGGAAAACCGAGAATACTGGGCAGTACAAATATGGAAACACCCAGCATAAAATCACACTTCACAAAATTGATCATCAGCCTGATAAAGGTTACAAAAAATATGTCCATACGCTTACTGGTGATTGCGTTGTTGGAACTATAAGGTACGGTAATAAGGACCAAAATGGATTTGATCTGAAAGACCAAAACTGCATAGAAGTTACTGTCTACTATTTGGAGCATGACAGAAACAACGcctttccatttatagTTGGTATTACAAAGGATAAAACTAGCTATGAATATTTTACTAAGGATCATTCCGCAGACTCAACCAATTGGGGAAAGACAGATATTACTAGCGATGATGCCCTCAAAAATAAACTTTCAGAAATAAATAAAGCTACACATTTAGTACttttaaatgtagatgCGGAAACTAGAAGTACATACTACTCTAATGGAACAAAAACATCTCCATTTACACATCCAAATATTGAAATAAAAGTTTCAGAACCCAAATGTGTTCAGACTGTTTACAAAAAGTTCGATCATACTCCAACTGGTGGATCTATTCGGATACTGAACACTGTTGGTAAAGGTTCCAGTCTTTATCCGTTAATTTCAAGCGATTTATATACTTGCTATACTAGTGCTCACTTCTATACTTGGAGTGGAGATAAGGAGAATAACAAGATCCTTCTTGAGCTAAAGTCTACTGGTTCAATGTACTTCAAATTTGAGGGGGGAAATGGTTATACTACGGTGGAAGCCAATCAAACATAA
- a CDS encoding hypothetical protein (encoded by transcript BEWA_016940A), whose protein sequence is MDNTIYLQISTVYEPAKDIRRCKIIELIKVKHDQFRTIKREYVELDFAIVPEMSGFIDRFYDPVTNLEHYFISNLFRENVSIGLVRYAGSTIDDRVEGVICKEVFVSSDGDSREFIVIETLVNDGFIIRTLHRWFGVTNVLLFVKEDRVEYDIGSQKWLN, encoded by the coding sequence ATGGACAATACAATCTACCTACAGATTTCTACAGTATATGAACCTGCTAAAGATATTAGAAGGTGCAAGATTATAGAGTTGATAAAGGTTAAACATGATCAATTTCGGACTATAAAGAGGGAGTATGTGGAACTTGATTTTGCTATTGTTCCAGAAATGTCAGGTTTTATTGACAGATTTTACGATCCTGTAACGAATTTAGAACATTATTTTATTTCTAATTTGTTCAGGGAGAACGTTTCTATAGGACTGGTAAGGTACGCAGGATCCACTATCGATGATAGAGTGGAAGGGGTGATTTGCAAGGAAGTATTTGTCTCCTCAGATGGAGATTCAAGAGAGTTTATAGTTATAGAAACGCTAGTTAACGATGGGTTTATCATAAGGACGCTTCACAGGTGGTTTGGGGTTACCAATGTACTTCTTTTTGTTAAAGAGGATAGGGTGGAATATGACATTGGAAGTCAGAAATGGCTCAATTGA
- a CDS encoding signal peptide containing protein (encoded by transcript BEWA_016950A) gives MKAIAFFFTTLIILAFTNYAIATNDEEDKGSKNLSKGEHKSGKMAKDRLTEVCKELGHYSKAVENEFKKGNILAEMTRVLIEWIQEFDLSSKRSFKEEINEMILFERNLLSEKESIYTETFTIYNEGCALLFELKEMLKSDINDFISEEKENETTIMIEAHKDILTKLEVYEVLFTEFRSFAGLTMELGLEMPGEEANGSFGPLSRGSKGLTDEDYIFDMFLGSHALPSCSKKELITMSGTIRRLLIRKLIVIKMIKTDVMEYLEKSRAIFKESRSFIEHMPRQYKTAIIQEAYGKLVHKNNQVEISGKNVLPHILSAEEDLEKFNEDINNCLPQLSRFSESQIISGKIQKLCIEAFKNSILTLEAIGETMSELLLDSSKITSAAQLVEHYFNFIKFYSEEAAKGTINGDYDESCKEGVDSVDSELNFGSCIQKSSDANEPQDCHSPSKESSIDVVKVSRELKFDDECKGNDADDKMANESDSRTENDGMLSCDVKSVFIILISLLHM, from the coding sequence ATGAAAGCAATCGCATTTTTCTTTACAACTCTAATAATTCTTGCATTTACCAATTATGCAATAGCAACAAACGACGAAGAGGATAAAGGATCTAAAAATTTGTCAAAAGGGGAACATAAGAGCGGGAAAATGGCAAAAGACAGACTCACAGAAGTTTGTAAGGAGCTTGGACATTATTCAAAGGCGGTAGAAAACGAATTTAAAAAAGGGAACATATTGGCAGAAATGACAAGAGTTCTCATTGAATGGATCCAAGAATTTGATCTGTCTTCAAAGAGATCGTTTAAAGAGGAAATTAACGAAATGATACTCTTTGAACGCAACCTTTTGTCTGAAAAAGAAAGCATTTATACCGAAACCTTTACAATTTACAACGAAGGTTGTGCCTTATTGTTTGAGCTCAAAGAAATGTTAAAGAGTGATATAAATGATTTTATCAGTGAAGAGAAGGAGAATGAAACAACTATAATGATAGAAGCTCACAAGGATATACTGACAAAGTTGGAAGTGTATGAAGTGTTGTTTACAGAGTTTAGAAGTTTTGCAGGTTTAACCATGGAACTTGGACTAGAAATGCCGGGAGAAGAGGCAAATGGTAGTTTTGGTCCCCTTTCCAGAGGTTCAAAAGGACTCACTGATGAAGATTACATTTTTGATATGTTTCTAGGTTCACATGCTCTTCCGTCCTGTTCCAAGAAAGAACTCATTACAATGTCTGGAACCATACGCAGGCTTTTGATAAGAAAATTGATTGTTAtcaagatgataaagacAGATGTAATGGAATATCTCGAGAAGTCTAGAGCGATTTTCAAGGAATCTCGTTCCTTCATTGAGCACATGCCTAGACAGTACAAAACAGCGATAATACAAGAGGCATATGGAAAGTTGGTGCATAAAAATAACCAAGTGGAGATTTCCGGGAAGAATGTTTTGCCACATATTTTATCGGCTGAAGAAGACCTTGAAAAATTTAATGAAGATATCAATAATTGCTTACCTCAACTTTCTAGATTCTCTGAAAGCCAAATTATTAGCGGCAAAATACAAAAACTATGCATTGAAGCGTTCAAAAATTCTATTTTGACCCTAGAAGCAATTGGAGAGACAATGTCTGAATTGCTCTTGGACTCTTCAAAAATCACGTCTGCTGCGCAATTGGTCGAACACTACtttaattttataaaattttacTCAGAAGAAGCTGCTAAGGGGACTATAAATGGAGACTATGACGAATCATGCAAGGAAGGTGTAGATAGTGTGGACTCTGAGCTAAATTTTGGTTCATGTATACAAAAATCAAGTGATGCTAATGAGCCGCAAGATTGTCATTCTCCTAGTAAAGAGAGTTCTATAGACGTTGTAAAGGTAAGTAGAGAATTAAAATTTGATGATGAATGCAAGGGTAATGATGCAGATGATAAAATGGCCAATGAGAGCGATTCGAGGacagaaaatgatggaatGCTATCCTGTGACGTAAAGTCGGTTTTTATCATTCTAATTTCCCTATTGCACATGTAA
- a CDS encoding hypothetical protein (encoded by transcript BEWA_016930A), whose protein sequence is MGPKTIISALILLFVLGNCTKDKEQIPNSVPETLSDEDDYRMSKCPPMPVPEIRVEVIKSKIPVLTRRDDKYTADAQIKYHSDIMDRCRKAVKYFRELKDKINQALPKFETIRRSIIDIRITNSGSHPFFQEYRRKSKKIINAINEEIKYLNRTINVKRELLRYINNNIQGYSIRTIKKLNKMAKRTMNEIKQKSAMFGGLEDIERKKIYMVAGEWVRISFLWIADLKEIIGNKYKIVERYESIGRFSQIIDEYLDAIEKILRTKNLNALLDGTQMTQNVQEVVAIYDDLDRISPSESDTALSEITELDFDYSSDSSVTQMSIETDYDGDNGKEVLEISSPARTSSPSTKSRTPSPNLPEAIEQQELETEVEDSACINLPELMYHMGEKAESHQAEEDTPLHRELSREGSQELEDFTDKKFETDEFSIIRRLNGDMEIKLYREIEDPDFSHIDDNEISRLFKNFVVTQEILDCNILSLSGKHSPVCDEEGLRHGKDIDASLFAMHVENEKLKMLINKEKMRKIELYIREIESKKSILLSFMSATPGIMRTLGQEYVQDLQEALNKKLHEILCFCRDINWFFEKCTVRFEKINLYFSKKNYNMVRTLMVIPVISLPFSKKPIYFEAIGATSRIKLLKLYEKIVDYQKKVSMIFLLFDASVLFKRAQLNTARKGDVCKFVKKVVESLSNRNSVSGLLDSFVDHYKTLERDAIILYAASNFFDRKMLKSIVENCTEDLINGMIEFLSNREAFKNAYKTGNKFEDEKPEHTGQTISSVEPNACKKIGGDNLETGSVDKRTTSPHNAQVTHIPTYTRQKVKTSPEPSDKVEPIRCKEKETSKEQNAMTRTLIRESRYPSGEHKTSRKSQGAIPKRPLFKQEPVDDKELDYLADSRMKR, encoded by the exons atggGACCAAAGACAATCATCTCAGCTTTGATTTTGCTTTTTGTGCTCGGGAACTGTACAAAAGACAAGGAACAAATACCCAACTCTGTTCCTGAAACTTTGTCGGACGAAGATGACTATAGAATGTCAAAGTGTCCACCAATGCCAGTACCAGAAATtagag TTGAGGTTATAAAGAGCAAAATACCAGTTTTGACTCGAAGGGATGACAAATATACTGCGGATGCGCAAATAAAGTATCACAGTGATATCATGGATCGCTGTAGAAAGGCTGTGAAATACTTTAGGGAGTTGAAGGATAAAATAAACCAAGCACTGCCAAAATTCGAGACTATAAGACGCTCAATAATAGATATTAGGATAACTAACTCTGGATCACATCCATTTTTTCAGGAATATAGAAGAAAATCTAAGAAGATCATTAATGCCATAAATGAGgaaataaaatatttgaacAGAACCATAAACGTAAAAAGGGAACTTTTGCGCTATATAAACAATAATATCCAGGGTTACAGCATTAGGACTATCAAGAAGTTGAATAAAATGGCGAAGAGGACAATGAATGAGATTAAACAGAAAAGTGCAATGTTTGGCGGCTTGGAAGATATTGAAAGGAAAAAAATCTACATGGTTGCCGGAGAATGGGTTAGAATATCGTTTTTATGGATTGCAGATCTTAAAGAAATAATAGGAAACAAGTACAAAATTGTGGAACGGTACGAATCCATCGGACGATTCTCACAGATTATAGACGAATATTTAGATGCAATAGAGAAAATTTTGAGAACTAAAAACTTAAATGCTCTTTTGGATGGGACTCAAATGACTCAAAACGTTCAAGAGGTCGTAGCAATCTATGATGACCTCGACAGAATTTCTCCCTCCGAATCCGACACTGCTCTTTCTGAAATCACTGAGCTCGATTTTGACTATAGCAGCGACTCTTCCGTTACTCAAATGTCTATTGAAACTGAttatgatggagataatggtaaagaagttCTGGAGATTAGTTCTCCTGCAAGAACCTCCAGCCCATCCACAAAGTCTCGTACTCCATCTCCCAATCTTCCTGAAGCTATAGAACAACAAGAGTTAGAAACAGAGGTTGAAGATTCTGCATGTATAAATTTGCCAGAGTTAATGTATCACATGGGAGAAAAGGCAGAATCTCATCAAGCTGAGGAAGATACTCCGTTGCATAGAGAACTTTCGAGGGAGGGGTCCCAAGAGCTAGAGGATTTTACTGATAAAAAATTTGAAACGGATGAATTCTCGATAATTAGACGATTGAATGGGGACATGGAGATTAAGCTCTACCGGGAAATCGAGGATCCGGACTTTTCTCATATTGACGATAATGAAATTAGCAGATTGTTCAAGAATTTCGTGGTTACACAGGAAATTCTAGATTGCAATATTCTCTCTCTTTCAGGGAAACACTCACCAGTTTGTGATGAAGAAGGATTACGTCATGGCAAAGACATTGATGCATCGCTTTTTGCAATGCAtgtagaaaatgaaaagttGAAGATGCTTATAAATAAGGAGAAAATGAGGAAAATTGAACTATACATTAGGGAAATTGAATCTAAAAAGAGCATCTTGCTATCATTCATGAGTGCAACTCCCGGAATTATGCGTACTCTTGGACAGGAATATGTACAGGATCTGCAAGAAGCTTTAAATAAAAAACTTCATGAAATACTGTGTTTCTGTAGAGATATAAACTGGttctttgaaaagtgtACGGTAAGATTTGAGAAGATAAACCTTTACTTCTCCAAAAAAAACTACAACATGGTAAGGACTTTGATGGTAATTCCGGTGATTTCATTGCCATTTTCAAAGAAACCAATTTATTTTGAAGCTATTGGAGCAACGTCACGCATTAAATTGCTCAAGCTGTACGAGAAGATTGTGGATTATCAAAAGAAGGTTTCCATGATATTTTTGCTGTTTGATGCCAGTGTACTCTTCAAAAGGGCCCAGCTGAATACTGCAAGAAAAGGAGATGTatgtaaatttgtaaaaaaaGTTGTAGAATCCTTATCAAATAGGAATTCAGTAAGTGGCTTATTGGACTCATTTGTCGATCATTACAAGACGTTAGAAAGGGATGCAATTATCCTCTACGCAGCTTCAAATTTCTTTGACCgaaaaatgttaaaatcAATCGTTGAAAACTGTACAGAAGATCTTATTAATGGGATGATTGAATTTTTAAGCAACCGTGAAGCATTCAAGAATGCTTACAAAACAGGGAACaagtttgaagatgaaaaacCAGAGCATACTGGACAAACCATATCTTCTGTGGAACCgaatgcatgcaaaaaaaTAGGTGGTGATAATTTGGAGACTGGAAGCGTTGATAAAAGAACGACTTCACCACACAATGCACAGGTAACACATATACCAACTTATACAAGGCAAAAGGTTAAAACATCCCCGGAACCGAGCGATAAAGTAGAACCCATAAGGTGCAAAGAGAAGGAAACAtcaaaggaacaaaatgCAATGACAAGAACCTTGATACGGGAATCTAGATATCCATCAGGTGAACACAAGACAAGTAGAAAAAGTCAAGGTGCAATACCAAAGCGTCCACTCTTTAAACAAGAACCTGTAGACGATAAAGAACTTGATTATCTAGCGGATTCtagaatgaaaaggtaa